ATTTTAAAAATCACATTTTTTAAAAAAGGAGAGAAAACAATGAAAACCAGGTTGATGTCCGTTGTCGTCGTCATTGCAGTAGTCCTGCTTACCGCGGTTGCCAGTTTCGGTCACGGCCACAAAGACCCCAAAAAAGTGGGCATCCTGCTGGTGGCCTTCGGGTCGAGCGAGGCATCGGCGCAAGTCTCTTTCGACAATCTCGATGCCAAGGTCAAAAAAGCGTACCCCGGGATTCCCGTTCGCTGGGCATATACATCCTCCATCATTCGGCACAAACTCGCCAAGCAGGGCAAACAGCTCGATTCTCCGGAAGTCGCCCTGGCCAGGATGATGGACGAAAAATTCACCCATGTCGCGGTGCAGTCGCTGCACACCATCGGCGGGGAAGAGTATCATGACCTGCGCAAAACAGTCGGCGGATTCAAGGTCATGGGCGCATTCCAGAAAATCATTCTGGGCTACCCCCTGATGTCCACGCAGGAAGACATGGCGAAAGTCGTCGATGCAGTAATGGGCATCATCCCCGAAAAACGTAATAAGAACGAGGCCGTCGTACTGATGGGGCACGGCACGCCCCATCCGTCCAATGCGTTCTATGCGGCCCTGATGTTTCAGTTGCAGCTTAAAGACCCCAATATTTTCGTGGGAACGGTCGAAGGCTATCCCGGGATCGATGAGGTGCGGGACCTGGTCCTGAAAAAGAAAATCAAGAAAGCCTGGCTGGTGCCGCTCATGTCCGTGGCCGGTGACCATGCCAAAAACGACATGGCGGGTGACGAAGACGATTCCTGGAAGTCGATTCTGACCGCTGCGGGAATCCAATGCACACCGATTCTCAAGGGAACGGCCGAATACGACAGCTTTGCCGATATCTGGGTCAGCCACCTCCAGGGGCCGCTCAGCCATTTTTAGTCCGATGTTAATCCGGCGATTCGGACGGGATTGAAATGAAACGCCCATGACCGAGAAAAGAGAAACCACGTCTACCATTCGACGGGGCCGGCGCCTACCGCTGGCGGGGGTGATCCTTTTCATGACGGCCCTGCTTGTCGCGGTCATCGTCATTTCAACCGGGTCGGGCTTCGTTCGCATCCCGTTTCCGAATGTCGTCCGGGTTATCGCCGCGCAACTGACGGGACTGGAGGGTCTGGTCGCCCGACTGGACCCTCTGGTACCGGTGGTGGTCATGGATGTTCGCCTGCCGCGCATCCTCACCGCCGCCCTGGTGGGCAGCGGGTTGGCCATCTCCGGCGCCGTGTTTCAAGGTATTTTGCTCAATCCACTGGCCGATCCATATACCCTCGGGGTTTCCGCCGGGGCGGCCTTCGGCGCCTCTGTGGCCCTGTTGATCGACTTCACCCTGCTGGGCTTCTGGTCGGTGCCGGCCCTGGCGTTTTGCGGGGCCATAGCGACCCTCATGGCGGTTATCTACCTGACCGCCAGCAGCGGGGATTTTTCTTCCGGCGCCCTGATTCTATCGGGGATCATCGTTGCGGCCATTTTGTCCGCGGGCGTCAGCCTCATCAAATACCTGGCCGATGAACAGGTCGGCATCATCATCTTCTGGCTCATGGGAAGCTTTGCATCCAAAACCTGGGCTGAAGTGGGATTGACGGCAACCGCGGTGATTCCGGGGTTGATCGTCTTCCTCTTTTTCAGTCGGGACCTCAACCTGCTGGCCCTGGGCAGCCGAACCGCCGGATCACTGGGGGTGTCACCGCGAAAAATCTCCATGATCCTGCTGGTCGCCGCCTCCCTGATATCGGCGGTGTGCGTGGCGGTCTCCGGAATCATCGGATTTGTCGGCCTGCTGGTGCCGCACATGGTCCGGTTTGTCACCGGACCGGACAACCGGCGCCTGCTGCCGGTATCGGCTCTGGTGGGCGCCATTCTCCTGCTGGCGGCGGATACGGTGACCCGGGCGGTGCTGCCCCAGGAAGTGCCCATCGGCGTCATCACCGCGCTTATCGGCGGTCCGGTTTTCTGTTATATCTATCGCAAACGGCAGACGCGGGAGGTCCGATAGGCATGGCGCTATACGACCTGGACCGCATCGAATTCGCCTACGGCCCCAAAGCCGTCATCGCAAATCTGTCGTTGACCATTGAAGGGGGCCATTTTTACGGCATCATCGGTCCCAACGGCAGTGGAAAATCCACGCTGATCGACCTTCTCGCCGGGCATCTGAAGGCCGACTCCGGCAACATCCGGTTCGACGGACGCCCCCTTGCCGCATACTCGCGCAAAGACCTGGCCCGCAGGATCGCACTGGTCCCGCAGGATTTTCGCATCAATTTTCCCTACACCTGTCGGGAAATCGTAATGATGGGACGCTATCCGCATATCCCGCGGTTTACCCGTCCCGGCGCGGACGATCTGGCCATCGTCGACAGCATTTTCGAGGAGGCCGACCTGCTGGGCTTCGAAAACCGGCCGGTCAACCAGCTGAGCGGCGGCGAACGCCAGCGGGTCGTCTTCGCCCGCAGCCTGGCGCAAGCCACGCAGGTGCTGCTGCTGGACGAGGCCACTTCCAATCTGGACATGCGGTATACCATGCAGCTGCTGAATCTGGCATCCCGGCAGGTAAGCGAGCGCACCACGGTCATTGCCGTGCTCCAGGACGTCAACCTGGCCGCCATGTACTGCGATCGACTGGTTTGCATGCGAGAAGGCCAAATCTTTGCCAACGGCTGCCTGGAATCCGTGTTGACCCCCGAGACGCTGAAGACCGTTTTTCATGTCGACGCCCGGGTCTTTCCCAGTCCGTTTACCAGAACCTTGCAGGTCTCCTTCAACAGGGAGGTTCAACCATGATCGGCCGGCGGCTCCTGTTTTTCCTCGTCGTCTCATCGGTGCTTCTTTTACCGACAATCGGATTGGCGGTCACCGAACTGGTCCTGGACGGTAATACCATTACGGACGCCAACGGGCGCCGCATCACGGTCACAAAACCCTTTGCGCGCATCATCTCTCTCTACGCCGCCCACACCGAAAACCTGTTCGAACTGGGTGCGGACGATCAGGTTGTCGGTGTGCCCCGCCATGCGGACTGGCCGGCAGCCGCCAGAAGCAAACCGGTCCACTCCTATCACGACGACGTCGAGCGCTTTTTGGCGGCCCGACCCGACCTGGTGCTCATCCGCCCCATGATCGACCGGGGCTATGGTCAACTCGTCGGGCGCCTGGAAGCCAATGGCATCGTGGTGGTTTCCCTGCAGCCGTCCTCCATTGAGCAGATGTTTGTCTATTGGCGGATTTTGGGAGTTCTGGCCGGCCGGGAGCCGGCGGCGGAGGCCATGGTAGCCCGGTTCGAGAAAATCGTCCGGCAAATTCGGATGCAAACGGACCGGATCACGAACAAAAAACGGGTCTACTTCGAGGCCATTCACGACCGCATGCGCACCTTTTCGCCTTCGGCCATGCCGATATTCGTCCTGGAAACGGCCGGTGGTATCAACGTGGCCGGCGATGCCGTGCCCCGCAGAGGCACCAATATCGCCGATTACGGCAAGGAGAGAATTCTTTCCCGCGGCCAGGAGATCGATGTCTACCTGGCCCAGTTCGGCCCCATGAACCGTCCCACCGTGGAATCGATCAAAGCCGAACCGGGCTACGATCTGATTCGGGCGGTGCAACGAAATTCAATTTTTGTTATCGATGAAAAACTGGTATCAAGACCCACCATACGATTGCTGGCCGGCATCTGCCGGATCGGCAAGCTGCTCTACCCCGAGTATTTCATGGAGGGAGAGCTTGCGGCAGCCTGTTTGCCGCTGCTGGACGGTAGGGTCGGCAACGCTTTCATGAAGGAAGAACGACCATGACGACAACAGGCACACTCTTCGGCATCGGGGTCGGCCCCGGTGATCCCGAACTGATCCCACTCAAAGCCATCCGCGTTCTCGAGAAGATGGAAGTGATCTTTACCGCATCTTCGACCAAGAACGACTATTCCCTGGCCATCGACATCGCGCGGGCCTATATCCCGGAAAACGCGACCATCGTGAAGATCCCGTTTCCCATGAGCAAAAACAAATCGGTCATGGAAAAAGCCTGGAAAGAGAATGCGGGCCGCGTCGCTGCCGTGCTGGAAGCGGGTCAGGATGCGGCATTTTTAACGGTGGGCGATCCGCTGACCTATTCCACCTATGGGTATGTTCTGCGGCATTTAAAGCTCGGCTGGCCCCATCTGGCCGTCACCACCATTCCGGGGATCACGGCCTACCAGGCCGCTGCGGCAGCCACCAATCAGTCCCTGGTGGAAGGGGAAGAAGCCCTGCTGATCCTTTCCGGTGTGAACGGCGGCGAGCGATTTCAAGCCCTGGCCCAGAAACCGGACAACGTCGTTTTCATGAAAGCCTATCGCAATGTGGACGGCATCTGCCGCGCCCTGGAGGAAGCCGACCGGCTGGACACCAGTGTGGCCGTGGCCAACTGTTCCCGGGAAGACGAAACGATTTATCGGGATTTGAAGACACTGCGTGAAGAACGCCCCAACTACTGGACCCTGATCATTTCCAGGCAAAAACGGCATGCGTCGACGGAAGGATAATTCATCCAACCGTCGGCTGGGCATCGCGCTGGTTCTCTCCGTGGCCATGCTGCTGGCCGGCACGCTGGTTTTCGATACGGTCCAATGGAACACGGTCTTGCGGCGCATGCTGATCCCCCTGGTTCGCCTGATGGCGTTCATCACCCTGGGCCTGGCCGTCGGCCAGATGATCGAAGCGGCCGGATGGACCGGCAAAATCGGCAAGCTCGGCGCGCCGCTGTTTCGATTCGCCCGGCTGGGCCCACAATGCAGCGCCGCTTTCAGCACCGCATTCATCTCGGGGACGGCGGCCAATGCCATGCTCTACGAATTCTGGCAGGATGGCAAGATCAGCCGCCACCAGTTGATTCTGACCAATTTGGCCAGCCAGCTGCCGGCTTTTTTTCTGCATTTGCCGACCACGGTGTTCATTGTCCTGCCGCTCACCGGATGGGCCGGCGGGCTCTATTTCATCCTGACGTTTCTGGCGGCCCTGATTCGGTTGGCAGCGGTTTTGTTGTGGGGCCGTTTTCGGCAGGCCGCCGATGACAAAGCTTGGGCTCAGCAGGGCCCTGCCCGGCCGTCCGGGGATAAACGCCGGGGCGTCTTGAAGGCCATCGACGAAAAACTGCCGGGGCGTCTGACCACGGTGGCCACGTATGTCGTGCCCATCTACATCGCGGTGTTTCTGCTCAACAGCGCCGGGGTGTTCGACTGGACGCGCCAGTGGCTGGCCCACTGGGTTTCCGACCGCTTCGTCCCCGTGGAGGCCCTTTCGCTGGTGGTGCTGGGTTTTGCGGCCGAGTTTACCTCCGGTTTTGCGGCGGCCGGGGCCATGCTGCAGGAGGGCGTCATCACCGCCAAGCAGGCGGTCCTGGCGCTGCTGGTCGGCAACGTGGTGGCCTTTCCCATTCGGGCGTTGCGGCATCAGCTGCCCCGTCTCATGGGAATCTTCGCCCCCAGGCTGGGATTACAGATTCTGCTGCTGGGCCAGGGTTTCCGGATTGTCAGTTTGATCCTTGTCGGCGGGGCGTATTATCTTTTGTTCTGAATGTTCATCGAAAAACGGGAGGCCGTCATTCAACCACCCAAAGGACTCGTAGTCGCCGCAACCCACAGCGGCGCGGGGAAAACCACCCTGACCCTGGGCCTCATGGCCGCCCTGCGCCGCCGGGGGCTGGCCGTCGCGCCGTTCAAAGTGGGCCCCGACTTCATCGATCCGGGGCATCACACGGTCGTGGCCGGTCGCGAGAGCCGCAACCTGGACGGCTGGATGCTGGACCGCGCCGCCAACCAGGCCATTTTCCAGCGCCACACCCAAGGGTGCGATGTCGCCGTTGTCGAGGGCGTCATGGGATTGTTCGACGGCTTCAGCGGCACCGACGAGGCGGGGTCGACCGCGCAGATGGCCAAGTGGCTGGGCCTGCCGGTGCTTCTGGTGGTCAATGCCGCCAGCATGGCCCGCAGTGCGGCGGCCCTGGTGCAGGGATTCGAAGGATTCGATCCCGGCCTCCGGTTTGCCGGCCTGGTGTTCAACAATCTCGGCAGCGACACGCATCTGCGCTATCTGAAAGACGCGGTGGATGCCCACGTGAAAATGCCGCTGATGGGCGGCCTGCTGCGCAACGATCAACTCGAGATGCCGGAGCGGCACCTGGGGTTGACCACGGCGGACGACCATCCGCTGACGGAGAAACAATTGGATCTGCTGGCCGATCACATCGAAGCCGGAGTGGATCTGGATCGCCTTCTGGAAACGCTGCCGGAGATTCGGGCAACCTCGGAAAAACCGCAATCTACAGATCGATTATCTGCAGATCGGCCGGCGCCAATCCGGGCCCGACTGGGTATTGCCCGGGACCGGGCATTTTGCTTCTACTATGCGGACAACCTCGATCTGCTGGCCGCGGCCGGCCTGGAACTGGTCCCGTTTTCTCCCTTGGAGGACCGGCATCTTCCCGAGGATCTGGATGGGATCTATTTCGGCGGCGGGTATCCGGAACTGCACGCCGACCGGCTGGCGCAAAATCAGGGCATGCGTGAAGCCATTTATCGATGCAGCCGCAAGGGCATGCCCATTTACGCCGAGTGCGGCGGTTTCATGTATCTGTGCCGGGACCTGCGGGACACGGAAAACCGGGTGCATCCCATGTGCAACTGCTTTGCCTTTCGATCCCGCATGCACCCCAGGCTTCGCACCCTGGGATACCGCGAGGTCTGCTTCGAGCGCGACAGTATTTTGGGAAAAACGGGCCAGGTGGTGCGCGGCCATGAATTTCACTACTCGGATCTGGACGACGCCGCAGCGGACCGGGAAGCGATCCCGGCCTATTCGGCCATCTCGCGCCGCAACGATGGACGCAAATCGGAAGGATACCTTGTCAACCGGACCCTGGGAAGCTATATCCACCTGCATTTCCAAAGTCTGCCGGCGTGCGCCCGATCGTTTGCCGATGCCTGCCGGAAATACCGAAAGTCGAGGAGAGCCGCGGATGAAGCCCAATGAGATCGAACGCAAGAGTTTTGCCATTATCGACGAAGAGGCCGGCGATCACGGATACCCGGCGGATCAGTGGCCCATCGTGCGCCGTATGATTCATACAACGGCGGATTTCGAGTACATTGCAGACACCCGCATTCACCCGCAGGCCGTGGCGGCGGGCATCGATGCCATTCGCAGCGGAAACGCGATTTTCACCGATACCAACATGGCCCGGGTCGGCATCCGGCAGCACCAGCTCGAACCGTTCGGGGGGCAGGTTCGTTGCCTCATGGCGGACGAACGGATCGCCCGGATAGCCGCCGAGAAAGGGATCACCCGGGCAAAGGCGGCCGTGGATGCCGTGGCCGACCGGCTGGACAACGGCATCTACGTCGTGGGCAACGCCCCTACGGCGCTGTTGCGGCTGATCGAACTGATCCGGCAGAGCCAAACCCGCCCGGCGCTGGTGGTCGGCCTGCCTGTCGGGTTTGTCAATGCAGCGGAATCCAAGGCCGAATTGCTCGATCTGGATACGCCCTACATCACCAACGTCGGCCGCAAAGGCGGTTCCAACGTGGCCGCCGCCGTGGTCAACGCTCTGATCATCCAGGCCCGTTCAGACGGTTGATGCATGGGGCGCAAGCGGCAAAAGCATCTGCGCAGCGGTTTTACCACCGGCACCGCAGCCGCGGCAGCCACCAAGGCGGCCCTGCTTTTTCTCTTCGACGGCCAGGCGCCGTCATCGGTCCGGGTGGCGCTGCTCAACGGCGATACGATAGAAGTCGCGGTCCACGGCTGCGAGCGGATCGACGAGAAATCGGCGATTTGCTCGGTCATCAAGGATGCCGGTGATGATCCGGACATCACCCACGGGGCTGAAATCGCCGCCCGGGTGAACTGGCGGGCCACCGCCGCCGATTCCTCCGTCGTCATCTCGGGCGGGAACGGGGTGGGTAAGGTCACCAAACCGGGGTTGGAGGTGCCGCCCGGGCAGCCGGCCATCAATCCGGGCCCGCGAGAGATGATCCGACAGTCCGCGCTGGAGGCCATGCAGTCGCATCGACGGCCGGGTATCGTGGAGACGGTCATCGAAGTTCCCAAGGGCGAAGAGCTGGCACGCAATACGCTCAACGCCAGGCTGGGGATCGTTGGCGGCATTTCGATCCTGGGCACCACCGGCATCGTCCGCCCCATGTCCCACGACGCCTATGTGGCCACCATCCGCTCGGCCCTGTCGGTGGCGCGGGCATCCGGTCTGAACCAGGTGGTATTCACCACTGGGCGCAGGACCGAACGCTTCGCCCAGAATCTCTGGCCCCGGCTTCCGGAGGAGAGTTTCGTGCAGATCGGCGATTTTTTTGCCCGCTCCATGGCCATGGCCGTCGAGCACGGTTTCGAAACGGTAACCCTTGCGGTAATGTTCGGAAAGGCGGTCAAAATGGCCCAGAAAATCCCCCACACGCACGCGAGTTCGGCGCGCATGACCTTGAAGGCATTGTCCCGCTGGGCAAAAGAACGCACCGGGGACAGTGATCTTGCGGCGCGGATTGCAGAAGCCAACACCGCCCGGCATGCATTCGAATATATCAAGGACGACCATCCCGGCGTCATCGAGAAGGTCGGCCGGGAGGTGATCCGGGCGGCCGACCATTTTGCCGGAGGAAAGATCCGGGTGGGCGCGGTCATCTTCGATTTCGACGGCGGGATTAAATTCAAGGCGGTCCGATGAAAAAGGTAACGATTGTCGGCATGGGACTCTCGGCACGGGATGTGACCGCGGAGCAATTGGACGTTATCCGATCGGCCGATATTCTCATGGGGGGAAAGCGCCACCTGGATCAGTTCGGCGATCTTCCCATGAGAAAATGGACCGTCACCGCCCGAATCGACGAAGCCATGACGTTCATCATCGAGCAGAGAAAATCCGCCCGCATCGTGGTGCTGGCGTCGGGCGATCCCCTGTTTTATGGAATCGGTGCCCGCATTGCCCGGGAGCTGGGTCCCGACCAGGTGGTCATCCTCCCCAATATCACCTCCATTGCCGCCGCCTTTGCCCGCATCGGCCGACCCTGGAGCGATGCGGCGGTGGTCAGTCTCCACGGCAGGAACCACAAGTACCGCCTGCTGGAAGAAG
This window of the uncultured Desulfosarcina sp. genome carries:
- the cbiD gene encoding cobalt-precorrin-5B (C(1))-methyltransferase CbiD, yielding MGRKRQKHLRSGFTTGTAAAAATKAALLFLFDGQAPSSVRVALLNGDTIEVAVHGCERIDEKSAICSVIKDAGDDPDITHGAEIAARVNWRATAADSSVVISGGNGVGKVTKPGLEVPPGQPAINPGPREMIRQSALEAMQSHRRPGIVETVIEVPKGEELARNTLNARLGIVGGISILGTTGIVRPMSHDAYVATIRSALSVARASGLNQVVFTTGRRTERFAQNLWPRLPEESFVQIGDFFARSMAMAVEHGFETVTLAVMFGKAVKMAQKIPHTHASSARMTLKALSRWAKERTGDSDLAARIAEANTARHAFEYIKDDHPGVIEKVGREVIRAADHFAGGKIRVGAVIFDFDGGIKFKAVR
- a CDS encoding ABC transporter substrate-binding protein is translated as MIGRRLLFFLVVSSVLLLPTIGLAVTELVLDGNTITDANGRRITVTKPFARIISLYAAHTENLFELGADDQVVGVPRHADWPAAARSKPVHSYHDDVERFLAARPDLVLIRPMIDRGYGQLVGRLEANGIVVVSLQPSSIEQMFVYWRILGVLAGREPAAEAMVARFEKIVRQIRMQTDRITNKKRVYFEAIHDRMRTFSPSAMPIFVLETAGGINVAGDAVPRRGTNIADYGKERILSRGQEIDVYLAQFGPMNRPTVESIKAEPGYDLIRAVQRNSIFVIDEKLVSRPTIRLLAGICRIGKLLYPEYFMEGELAAACLPLLDGRVGNAFMKEERP
- a CDS encoding cobyrinate a,c-diamide synthase, translated to MFIEKREAVIQPPKGLVVAATHSGAGKTTLTLGLMAALRRRGLAVAPFKVGPDFIDPGHHTVVAGRESRNLDGWMLDRAANQAIFQRHTQGCDVAVVEGVMGLFDGFSGTDEAGSTAQMAKWLGLPVLLVVNAASMARSAAALVQGFEGFDPGLRFAGLVFNNLGSDTHLRYLKDAVDAHVKMPLMGGLLRNDQLEMPERHLGLTTADDHPLTEKQLDLLADHIEAGVDLDRLLETLPEIRATSEKPQSTDRLSADRPAPIRARLGIARDRAFCFYYADNLDLLAAAGLELVPFSPLEDRHLPEDLDGIYFGGGYPELHADRLAQNQGMREAIYRCSRKGMPIYAECGGFMYLCRDLRDTENRVHPMCNCFAFRSRMHPRLRTLGYREVCFERDSILGKTGQVVRGHEFHYSDLDDAAADREAIPAYSAISRRNDGRKSEGYLVNRTLGSYIHLHFQSLPACARSFADACRKYRKSRRAADEAQ
- a CDS encoding iron ABC transporter permease codes for the protein MTEKRETTSTIRRGRRLPLAGVILFMTALLVAVIVISTGSGFVRIPFPNVVRVIAAQLTGLEGLVARLDPLVPVVVMDVRLPRILTAALVGSGLAISGAVFQGILLNPLADPYTLGVSAGAAFGASVALLIDFTLLGFWSVPALAFCGAIATLMAVIYLTASSGDFSSGALILSGIIVAAILSAGVSLIKYLADEQVGIIIFWLMGSFASKTWAEVGLTATAVIPGLIVFLFFSRDLNLLALGSRTAGSLGVSPRKISMILLVAASLISAVCVAVSGIIGFVGLLVPHMVRFVTGPDNRRLLPVSALVGAILLLAADTVTRAVLPQEVPIGVITALIGGPVFCYIYRKRQTREVR
- the cobI gene encoding precorrin-2 C(20)-methyltransferase: MTTTGTLFGIGVGPGDPELIPLKAIRVLEKMEVIFTASSTKNDYSLAIDIARAYIPENATIVKIPFPMSKNKSVMEKAWKENAGRVAAVLEAGQDAAFLTVGDPLTYSTYGYVLRHLKLGWPHLAVTTIPGITAYQAAAAATNQSLVEGEEALLILSGVNGGERFQALAQKPDNVVFMKAYRNVDGICRALEEADRLDTSVAVANCSREDETIYRDLKTLREERPNYWTLIISRQKRHASTEG
- a CDS encoding sirohydrochlorin cobaltochelatase: MKTRLMSVVVVIAVVLLTAVASFGHGHKDPKKVGILLVAFGSSEASAQVSFDNLDAKVKKAYPGIPVRWAYTSSIIRHKLAKQGKQLDSPEVALARMMDEKFTHVAVQSLHTIGGEEYHDLRKTVGGFKVMGAFQKIILGYPLMSTQEDMAKVVDAVMGIIPEKRNKNEAVVLMGHGTPHPSNAFYAALMFQLQLKDPNIFVGTVEGYPGIDEVRDLVLKKKIKKAWLVPLMSVAGDHAKNDMAGDEDDSWKSILTAAGIQCTPILKGTAEYDSFADIWVSHLQGPLSHF
- a CDS encoding ABC transporter ATP-binding protein codes for the protein MALYDLDRIEFAYGPKAVIANLSLTIEGGHFYGIIGPNGSGKSTLIDLLAGHLKADSGNIRFDGRPLAAYSRKDLARRIALVPQDFRINFPYTCREIVMMGRYPHIPRFTRPGADDLAIVDSIFEEADLLGFENRPVNQLSGGERQRVVFARSLAQATQVLLLDEATSNLDMRYTMQLLNLASRQVSERTTVIAVLQDVNLAAMYCDRLVCMREGQIFANGCLESVLTPETLKTVFHVDARVFPSPFTRTLQVSFNREVQP
- a CDS encoding nucleoside recognition protein, whose product is MRRRKDNSSNRRLGIALVLSVAMLLAGTLVFDTVQWNTVLRRMLIPLVRLMAFITLGLAVGQMIEAAGWTGKIGKLGAPLFRFARLGPQCSAAFSTAFISGTAANAMLYEFWQDGKISRHQLILTNLASQLPAFFLHLPTTVFIVLPLTGWAGGLYFILTFLAALIRLAAVLLWGRFRQAADDKAWAQQGPARPSGDKRRGVLKAIDEKLPGRLTTVATYVVPIYIAVFLLNSAGVFDWTRQWLAHWVSDRFVPVEALSLVVLGFAAEFTSGFAAAGAMLQEGVITAKQAVLALLVGNVVAFPIRALRHQLPRLMGIFAPRLGLQILLLGQGFRIVSLILVGGAYYLLF
- a CDS encoding precorrin-8X methylmutase encodes the protein MKPNEIERKSFAIIDEEAGDHGYPADQWPIVRRMIHTTADFEYIADTRIHPQAVAAGIDAIRSGNAIFTDTNMARVGIRQHQLEPFGGQVRCLMADERIARIAAEKGITRAKAAVDAVADRLDNGIYVVGNAPTALLRLIELIRQSQTRPALVVGLPVGFVNAAESKAELLDLDTPYITNVGRKGGSNVAAAVVNALIIQARSDG